One window from the genome of Castellaniella sp. MT123 encodes:
- a CDS encoding ABC transporter permease yields MNVNTHTAPGGRRRWGWLWRATVWTVMGFFLLNVVFMIATVVVNSIATRWFGTLLPEGFTLGWYGRAWDEFQLSHILLVTLEVVVSVVVLSIALGVPAAYALARANFPGKRLVMLLIIIPMLIPPVTYGIPMATAMYQVGVGGTLAGVILSNLVPALPFVILVMTPFIEQIDPGLESAARIFGANTYQYFRHVLTPLLVPGMLAAGLLVLVRTISMFELTFFTAGPDSQTLVVALYYAVFSTGVRAPQAIDAMAMIYMAITMVWVLIALRFVSPTQLVSRVKDAPREA; encoded by the coding sequence ATGAACGTCAACACACATACCGCGCCTGGCGGCCGCCGACGCTGGGGCTGGCTGTGGCGCGCCACAGTCTGGACCGTCATGGGGTTCTTTCTGCTGAACGTGGTCTTCATGATCGCCACGGTGGTGGTGAATTCCATCGCCACCCGCTGGTTCGGAACCCTGCTGCCGGAAGGCTTCACGCTGGGCTGGTACGGCCGCGCGTGGGATGAATTCCAGCTGAGCCACATCCTGCTGGTCACGCTCGAAGTCGTCGTTTCGGTCGTCGTCCTCTCGATCGCGCTGGGGGTGCCGGCGGCCTACGCATTGGCCCGCGCCAACTTCCCGGGCAAGCGGCTGGTGATGCTGCTGATCATCATCCCCATGCTGATCCCACCCGTCACTTACGGGATTCCGATGGCCACGGCCATGTATCAGGTCGGTGTGGGCGGCACCCTGGCGGGGGTCATCCTGTCGAACCTGGTGCCTGCCCTGCCCTTCGTGATCCTGGTCATGACCCCCTTCATCGAACAGATCGACCCAGGCCTGGAATCCGCCGCGCGGATCTTCGGCGCCAACACCTATCAGTATTTCCGCCACGTGCTGACGCCCCTGCTGGTGCCCGGCATGCTGGCTGCGGGATTGCTGGTGCTGGTGCGCACCATCAGCATGTTCGAACTGACCTTCTTCACGGCCGGACCCGACTCCCAGACACTGGTGGTCGCCCTGTACTATGCCGTCTTCTCGACGGGGGTGCGGGCACCGCAGGCGATCGACGCCATGGCCATGATCTACATGGCCATCACCATGGTCTGGGTGTTGATCGCCCTGCGCTTCGTCAGCCCGACCCAACTGGTCAGCCGGGTCAAGGATGCGCCACGTGAGGCATGA
- a CDS encoding sugar ABC transporter permease yields MSAADLSLAPRGDRRGWLVAPAVVLLLALFVYPFLYGVVISFQPMEGTNIWANYIHFFTTSTEWGTLWATFKLAAPATLINVGMAVPVAFSLRRNSRKQRIVTTILVIPITLGTVLIADGMLTYFGPSGWFSQAVHALHLYTPEVRLTHNYWGVLISLVISDFPFVFLLTLSYISGIDPTLAKAAGTLGANSWQQFRLIYLPLLVPGLSMAAALSFVQTFAVFPSAILLGAPAGPTRVISIAAYEAAFEQYDYGMASAIAIVMGFAQLLIVCAIFAFRRAFYTGPATSGKG; encoded by the coding sequence ATGAGCGCCGCAGATCTCTCCCTGGCACCCAGAGGGGATCGCCGGGGCTGGCTGGTCGCCCCCGCAGTCGTGCTGCTGCTGGCGCTCTTTGTCTATCCATTCCTGTACGGCGTGGTCATTTCATTCCAGCCCATGGAAGGCACCAACATCTGGGCCAACTATATTCACTTCTTCACGACGTCGACCGAATGGGGCACGCTGTGGGCCACCTTCAAGCTCGCCGCGCCGGCGACGCTGATCAACGTCGGGATGGCCGTCCCAGTTGCGTTCTCCCTGCGCCGCAACAGCCGCAAGCAGCGCATCGTCACCACCATTCTGGTCATCCCCATCACCCTGGGAACCGTGCTGATCGCCGACGGGATGCTGACGTACTTCGGCCCGTCAGGCTGGTTCTCGCAGGCGGTGCACGCCCTGCATCTGTACACACCCGAAGTCCGGCTGACACATAACTACTGGGGCGTGCTGATCTCCCTGGTGATCTCCGACTTTCCGTTTGTCTTTCTGCTGACGCTTTCGTACATCTCGGGCATCGACCCGACGCTGGCCAAGGCCGCGGGTACGCTGGGCGCCAATAGCTGGCAGCAGTTCCGCCTGATCTACCTGCCGCTGCTGGTGCCCGGCCTGAGCATGGCCGCCGCTCTGTCCTTCGTGCAGACCTTCGCGGTCTTCCCGTCCGCGATCCTGCTGGGCGCGCCGGCGGGCCCCACTCGGGTGATATCCATCGCCGCCTACGAGGCAGCCTTCGAACAGTACGACTACGGCATGGCGTCGGCGATCGCCATCGTGATGGGTTTTGCGCAGTTGCTCATCGTTTGCGCAATCTTCGCGTTCCGGCGGGCTTTCTATACCGGGCCGGCCACCAGTGGCAAGGGGTAA
- a CDS encoding ABC transporter ATP-binding protein: MNENFQQLRLDGVGRQYATASGSNVAALRDLSLDIRRGEFIALLGPSGCGKSTALNCLAGLAELSSGSIWLDDTRIDVLPPERRGFGMVFQNYALFPHMSVLDNVGFGLRMRGVPKHEITSRVKAALTLVQLEGHESKLPGQLSGGQQQRVAIARAIVIEPPVILMDEPLSNLDAKLRVEMRAEIRRIHRQLERATIYVTHDQDEALSMADRIVVMRAGSVQQVGTPREVYGRPRNLHVARFMGYRNVLPFQVTRQEGDRITVTQGPVRLNGEAMSVPTDTQTVAVAMRPDDFEVAADGQDNCIDTTVQHIEFGGRSSLLVVNSEIGELFVRIGGNFQPGDRIRLHIPADRVLAYAEAA, translated from the coding sequence ATGAACGAAAATTTCCAACAGCTGCGCCTGGATGGCGTCGGACGACAGTACGCCACGGCATCGGGTTCCAATGTCGCCGCCCTGCGCGACCTCAGTCTCGACATCCGGCGCGGCGAGTTCATCGCGCTGCTGGGCCCATCGGGCTGCGGCAAATCGACAGCGCTGAACTGCCTGGCCGGACTGGCCGAACTCAGCTCCGGCAGTATCTGGCTGGACGACACACGAATCGACGTGCTGCCTCCTGAACGGCGTGGGTTCGGCATGGTCTTCCAGAATTACGCCCTCTTTCCGCACATGAGCGTTCTCGACAACGTCGGCTTCGGCCTGCGTATGCGCGGCGTACCAAAGCACGAGATCACCAGCCGGGTCAAGGCCGCGCTGACGCTGGTCCAGCTCGAAGGGCACGAATCCAAACTGCCCGGTCAGCTCTCGGGCGGGCAGCAGCAGCGAGTCGCCATCGCGCGCGCCATCGTCATCGAGCCGCCCGTGATCCTGATGGACGAACCTCTGTCCAACCTGGACGCCAAGCTGCGAGTCGAGATGCGCGCGGAAATCCGCCGCATTCACCGCCAGCTGGAACGCGCCACGATCTACGTCACCCACGACCAGGACGAGGCCCTGTCGATGGCCGACCGGATCGTCGTGATGCGCGCAGGCAGCGTCCAGCAGGTCGGCACCCCGCGCGAAGTCTACGGCCGCCCGCGCAATCTGCACGTCGCGCGCTTCATGGGCTATCGCAACGTGCTGCCCTTCCAGGTTACCCGTCAGGAAGGCGACCGGATCACGGTCACTCAGGGACCGGTCCGACTCAACGGCGAGGCGATGTCGGTGCCGACGGACACGCAGACCGTGGCCGTCGCCATGAGGCCCGACGATTTCGAGGTCGCGGCCGATGGCCAGGACAACTGCATCGACACCACCGTCCAGCACATCGAGTTCGGCGGACGCAGTTCGCTGCTGGTCGTGAACAGCGAAATCGGCGAACTGTTCGTGCGCATCGGCGGCAACTTCCAGCCCGGCGACCGGATCCGCCTGCATATTCCTGCCGATCGGGTGCTTGCCTATGCGGAGGCCGCATGA